The nucleotide sequence TTGTCGGCTTCACGCTTGCTTGAGAACCCGCCTTTGGCAAGGGCGGCCTCGATGCGTGGGATGCTGTCTTGAGCTTTCGGGATGACGGCGCTCAGACCGCCGACGTTGACCAGCTTCATATTCCGCGTGTCGAGCGTTGCGCGGTGTCCATGAGTACGGCGAGGTGTCGGAGGCTTGATCATAGACCGAGCCGCGCCGGAGACGCCCAACCATGCTGTCTGCCACTCTTTCGCCGAGCCACCCCGCGCTGCTTTCAATAGCCGCTGCAGATCGTCCTTCAGCCCCCGCGTTGCCGGGACAGGCTCTGCCCGCCTCCTGATGTCTCCTTTGAGCTTGAAGCCGCGCTTGTCGGGGCGTCCGCGCAAGAATTGATAGGCCGTATTGATTTTGCGCGCATGCTCGACGATGAGCCGGGCATCGGCCGACGGATTGATCGCCCTCAACCGATTGACAAGATAATCCAGCTCGGGCGGGACAGGCTCGCCCATTATTACGTTCTCGACCCAAGCAGCGGCAGATTGGCCCTTCATTGCGAGCTACCCAATACACGTTAACCGGCGACGCGGAACGCCATAATCGGACACCGCGATCGAGTTTCACAAGCAGAAACTTGAAAATTTTGCACGCCGGGCGGCGGCGCACCTTGGGGAGAAGCAACGCTCTGGCCGAGCCGCGGCGCGTCGCTTTCGTGCTCAAGACGGGACCAAACGTGCATTACCCAACCCATGGTCCGTCAGGTTAGGAGCCGTTGTTGTTTTAAGGTGTTTCGGCGAGTTGCCCCGCATTCCAGTCAGCGGCGGCAGGCGCTGGCTAGGGGTTCGCGATGATCACGGCAAAGGGAGTAGGAGCGGAAACGGACGACGGCACGGCAGCGGCCAGCGCCGACGGCAGCGCGGATAAATCCCGTCCTCGCCGTATGCTCAACGAGAAGCAAGTCTTGGAGATCGTCCCGGTGTCGAGGACCACGCTTTTTCGGCTGGAAAAGGCGGGCAAATTTCCGCGAGCGACATACATTTCGCCGAACCGCCGCGTCTGGTTTGAGGACGAGATCATCGCTTGGCAGCATGCCGTCGATGAATTCAATCCCCATCGCGCTCGGGGCAAAGGACGCCGCGCGCATACGATCGCTGCGGTTGGGGGCAAACCGGACGCACGCTGACGAACGCGAGACAGTGCGACTGCGCATCGCCGACATGCAGGGCGACGCCATCAAGATCGTGCCGCGCGGCGGGCTTGCGGCGAAGAAGGCGATCCGAACGATGCGGGCTGGGTGGCAATCCGTCAGCCGCATGTTTTTCTCGCCGCGCTAGACAAAGTCGGTCCATTGTCGCTGTGGCGGTGCGGCGGTGACCGGATACGGCGACGGCTTAACGCGGGCCCGGCCGCCAGCGCTGGCGCAGTGACCGCGCCCGCCCAATCACCTAGCGCACGTTTCTTTTCGGAGCCCAGCGCTTCGCGATTTTCTCCATCTCCGCATAGACGTTCTGACTGTTCTTGAGCTTTTGAACGTATTTGATCAGAGGGAGCGCGTTGTTGTGCGCGAGCACCAGCTCTCCCGACCAGAAGTCGTAACACACGCCTTCATCGAAGACGCCGTTGAGAATCCCGACAGCGCATAACTCATGGAGATTCAAATAGTTTCGGATCGCCCAGTAATCCGGCGTATTCGCGAAACTATCCGACACTTCGCCTTTTTCGGTCTCAATCATTTTCAGCTTGTCGATCGCATCGAGGTACTTCTCATGCAGTTGCAGTAGAGCGGTATCCATTTCAGTCTTAAGGAAGAAATCAGTCGCAGCGCGCTTGCGCGCAACTTCGCGCTGGCTCCGGATCGACACGATCGCCGCGATGAATGCGCAGAGCGCAATCAGCACTGTCGCCCATTGCGGAACAGTGCCCCAGTCGGGAGCGCTCCTGACCCACTGCCAAGCCTGAGGAAACCAATTCAACTCACTATGTTCCATTGTAGCTTGCCGCTCTTTACTTACATCCACGTCGCGGCGTAATGTTTGAACAGCGACTTGCAACCGTTGCTGTACGGCTCAATCGACTTAGCCGGTCTCTTCTCGCCAAGCATCTTCGCTATGCGCTGTTCTATCATGCTGACTTCAGGCCCGGAGCGATCAAACGAATTCGCGATGACGGCCGGTCTGGGCGCTACTGCAATATCGGAAACCGTCATCAGGTCCATGTTCTGCTTGTGATAGTGGAAGCCCAAAAAGACGATCCTCTCAGCCGCGTTGATGGTTCCTCGTATGTGCTGAAGAATAACTTGGTCTTCAATTTGCTCATTGAACGTCTTGATCTCTTCGGCCAGAGCTTCAATCTCCCGATAATCTGAACCGCCGAACGCGACCTTTGTCCTTCCCTTCTGTTCCCAATTTAGGGAGCCGACCTGACCGTATGGTCGAAAAATTTCGAGCGAAGCCATTATCTCGGCAGCCTCTCGTTCGTCGAGCCGGTAGAGTCCCATGATGGTGTGATAAAGATAATGTTCGAGGCATCGGTCGTAGTTGAACGTGATGAAGGTCAGGCTCGAGAAAATCTTCCGGATGTCGTCGGCCCTACCAACCCCATCCTGCATGATGTAAAATAGTTCGGGAAACCAAGAACTGGCGACCTTGCTGTTGTTCCTCCAGTTGCCATTATCTCGGAACAGGTCGCAGTCCTTTTCCGCTTCCAAAATACTTTGCACGATGGCCAGCTTCCCGGCGATCTTTACCGCTTCATTCTCCTTATGGGTGTTGAGGTACGCATCGATCGATCGCGTTTCAAAAATCCCTTCGCGGATCGCGCAAGCCTCGGCACGCCAAGCGTTATAATCCAGCCCACGAGCCTTCGTTATTCGCTTCAAGGCGTTAGAGACGGCATAGTCGCCTGTTTGTAGCTCGGCGCCAAAGTCCTTATGCCGGATGTACGTCTTGTCCGCGATGGTGTGGCTGAGCTGGGTACCAACCGGCATGTTTATCTCGACACCCGCTCCTGCCCCGATAATGAAGACCGTCTTCTTGTCGAACATCGCTCCCCCAATCTCCTGCGATTCGCTTATGCCGCAAATTGTAACAGCTCGCACCTTGCGGACGCGCTGATCGCCGTCGCACCTTCGGGTTACGGGCGTTTTCCACAGCGTGCGGCTTCTATCCTGGCACCGATCCCGGCGGTCTGTTCACTTTTGCACAGAACCGTTGCGGCGCGTTCGCCTCAGCCCGCCTCGTCCGAGCACGTCGCCGGTCGCTTGCCGGGCTGTCGCAAGCAGGTGCGATAGCGCCACGGCTCTGCGAAGCTACCCTGCCAGATACCGCGCTTGTGTCGTTGGGCTTCCTGCTGTGCCTCGGCATAAGCCCGCTGGCTGTATTGCGGCCAATCCAGCGCGAGCCCCTGACGTACCATCCAGTCGGCCAGATCGACGCTGCCGACCGAACACACTGAGACACTGCGGCGATACCGATCGCGGTCGACCTCAACGCAATTGACGATGAGGCCACTGATGAAATCGTGAAGCGAATTCGCCGCCTTTGCGCCGCAGCGATAGTGCGCAGCATCCGCATCGCGACAAAGCTGGTTGCTCTCGGGCGCGTCGATGCCCCACAGCCGAAAGCGCGTTCCGTGGATTTCGATCGTGTCACCGTCGATAACGCCGGCACGGCCAGTCTCATCGACCGCCACCGCCGAGGTCGCCGGTAGCGACAGGATCGCGGCCGCAAGCCATTTCAGCAGGGGCTTGTACAGGGGGCGACTCCGCATTAATGAATTCCACCACATAGCTAGTTCCCCCGGTCTATCACGGGCTCTACTTTTCAAGCGATGCCGCCTATGCAATGCCGTAGCGAAGCGCGGGAGCGCTAGGCACAAGCGGCGCGATGCGAATTGATCCATTGAGGGGCAGGCTAATGAATTCCAAATTGGCGCTAGGCGTCGTGGCGTTGCTATGGGTTGGGATCACGTTTGCAGAGGCAACAGCGCAGCCAGAACGCTCACCGGGGGCCACCGAGAAGACCGCCCGGGTCGCGCTTGTTCGCGAGTTCATTCGGGAGATGGAAGTCCTCTACGCCCTGCAGGAAAATGCAAAGAAGGAATTTGCTGAGGACAGTTCGACGACTGGAAAACTAACTACGACCATCAGGGTCGGAGCCAGAACTCTTTTCGAAATGAAAGATGCCGTGAGTCGCCTCGATATGATCGGTCTCGATGCTCGCTGGGGTGAGTTCAGGGACATGCTCAAGGTGTTCCACAGCGATCGAATTGCACTTGTGCAAGAGGTGACCCAAACGTCCAAGGCGATGCTGAGCGGTCCAGCACCCGGTGTGAACTACGGCGCAATGATCGCTCGCGCACCAGAACTCACAGCTCAGGTCGAACAAATCGACAAGAGCATGTTTAAGATGTCGCAGGCCTTGTTCTTTGCGCTCATAGATGAGGGACGAGTGGGAGCCGACGGTAATCTCCATCATCTTGTGTTGAGCAAGAAGGATCGGGCAGACATGATCCGTACAATCGACACTGGCTTCGGCCAGTCGCTAGATGATGCCAAAAACTCCACCAGCTTCGTGAACGCAGCTTGGTCCATAAAGTACGGATTGACGAGGCCGAATTACAAAGCTGCGGATGAACCGTAGCTAGTCGCTAGTGCAAGCAGGCCCTCAGGCCAGCGCATCGAGTGCACACTCCCGTACTTTGGGAAGGCGCCAAAACCATACCAGAAGGATCGATTGCTTGATTTGATTTGATTACGCGCATGTTCTTCTGAACCGTAAGCAAACCAATTGGCGTGCCGTCGGTATTCAGTTCAACAAATGCGACCGCCCCCATGCGGTCGGCGACAACAAAGGCTCGGTCGCCGATGCCGGGCGAGAGGCCGATCCGGGCGTACTGACCGTCGTTTTGATTGGTGTCGGGTGCGGTAGTGATGAAAATGTCTTCGTTGGCGCCTTCGATTTTACATCTCAGCACATCGGCAAGCGAAGGGGTCGACGCGAGCGAGGCGAAGAAAAAGACCGCACCAGCCATCAGCGCGGCGAC is from Bradyrhizobium sp. ISRA430 and encodes:
- a CDS encoding thermonuclease family protein, with the translated sequence MRSRPLYKPLLKWLAAAILSLPATSAVAVDETGRAGVIDGDTIEIHGTRFRLWGIDAPESNQLCRDADAAHYRCGAKAANSLHDFISGLIVNCVEVDRDRYRRSVSVCSVGSVDLADWMVRQGLALDWPQYSQRAYAEAQQEAQRHKRGIWQGSFAEPWRYRTCLRQPGKRPATCSDEAG
- a CDS encoding DUF4760 domain-containing protein, whose amino-acid sequence is MEHSELNWFPQAWQWVRSAPDWGTVPQWATVLIALCAFIAAIVSIRSQREVARKRAATDFFLKTEMDTALLQLHEKYLDAIDKLKMIETEKGEVSDSFANTPDYWAIRNYLNLHELCAVGILNGVFDEGVCYDFWSGELVLAHNNALPLIKYVQKLKNSQNVYAEMEKIAKRWAPKRNVR
- a CDS encoding AlpA family phage regulatory protein; protein product: MITAKGVGAETDDGTAAASADGSADKSRPRRMLNEKQVLEIVPVSRTTLFRLEKAGKFPRATYISPNRRVWFEDEIIAWQHAVDEFNPHRARGKGRRAHTIAAVGGKPDAR